Proteins from a genomic interval of Medicago truncatula cultivar Jemalong A17 chromosome 3, MtrunA17r5.0-ANR, whole genome shotgun sequence:
- the LOC25489045 gene encoding probable polygalacturonase At3g15720, producing MTIPNGKTFLLQPLSFNGPCKPGTITIEIKGSITAPKDVKLWKFSSDRKNVWIRFSEINDLIVNGKGDIDGQGSSWWLRYPGDQDRPTALQFLGCQDLKLNDLTHRNSPRNHISIDTCKGAFISNLHIIAAPTSPNTDGIDISQSSNVFITNSFIGTGDDCIAINSGSRFINITGVFCGPGHGISVGSLGKNGAFSTVEQVYVRNCTFTRTSNGARIKTFTGGSGYARNIKYEDITLVEVENPVYINQNYIPVQDSAVEVSDVTFSNIHGTSTGKYAVELLCEPNIGCTDIVLNNINIKPISGGEALVSCSNAHGRCTSCVPNVLCLSQNNGTIVY from the exons ATGACCATACCCAACGGAAAGACATTCTTGTTGCAACCTTTGTCGTTCAATGGTCCATGCAAACCTGGAACCATTACAATTGAG ATTAAAGGAAGTATCACCGCCCCAAAAGACGTTAAACTATGGAAATTCTCAAGTGATCGAAAGAATGTGTGGATCCGGTTCTCAGAAATAAATGACCTTATTGTCAATGGAAAAGGAGATATCGATGGTCAAGGTTCTTCGTGGTGGTTGAGGTATCCTGGAGATCAAGACAGGCCAACT GCTCTTCAATTTCTTGGGTGTCAAGATCTAAAACTTAATGACTTGACTCACAGGAATAGTCCAAGGAATCATATAAGTATAGATACTTGCAAAGGAGCTTTCATTTCCAATCTTCATATAATTGCAGCACCAACAAGTCCAAACACCGATGGAATTGATATCTCACAATCATCCAATGTCTTCATTACGAACTCATTCATTGGAACTG GTGATGATTGCATCGCAATTAACTCCGGCTCAAGATTTATCAACATAACCGGTGTTTTTTGTGGACCTGGCCATGGCATCAG TGTTGGTAGCCTCGGAAAAAATGGAGCATTTTCCACGGTAGAACAAGTATATGTAAGAAATTGCACATTCACCCGAACTTCAAATGGAGCTAGAATCAAAACATTCACG GGTGGATCTGGATATGCAAGGAACATTAAATACGAAGATATTACACTTGTTGAAGTCGAGAACCCTGTGTATATTAACCAGAATTATATTCCAGTTCAAGATAGCGCAGTGGAAGTAAGTGATGTTACTTTCAGCAACATACATGGAACCTCAACTGGTAAATATGCAGTCGAACTTCTGTGTGAACCCAACATCGGCTGCACCGACATTGTTCTGAATAACATTAACATAAAACCTATTTCTGGAGGAGAAGCACTTGTGTCGTGTAGTAATGCACATGGACGATGCACTTCTTGTGTTCCAAATGTTCTGTGTCTTTCTCAAAACAATGGTACTATTGTGTACTAG